In one window of Rhinopithecus roxellana isolate Shanxi Qingling chromosome 15, ASM756505v1, whole genome shotgun sequence DNA:
- the CLDN25 gene encoding putative claudin-25 has product MAWSFRGKVQLGGLLLSLLGWVCSCVTTILPQWKTLNLEPNEMETWIMGIWEVCVVREEVATVCKAFESFLSLPQELQVARILMVASHRLGLLGLLLSSFGSECFQFHRIRWVFKRWLGFLGGTLEASALATTLLPVSWVAHATIQDFWDDSIPDIIPQWEFGGALYLGWAAGIFLALGGLLLVFSSCLGKEDVPFPLMVGPTIPPSCAPVEESDGSFHLMLKPRNPVV; this is encoded by the coding sequence ATGGCCTGGAGTTTCCGTGGGAAAGTCCAGCTCGGGGGGCTACTTCTCTCCCTCCTTGGCTGGGTCTGCTCCTGTGTTACCACCATCCTGCCCCAGTGGAAGACTCTTAATCTGGAACCGAACGAGATGGAGACCTGGATCATGGGGATTTGGGAGGTCTGCGTGGTTCGAGAGGAAGTTGCCACTGTGTGCAAGGCCTTTGAATCCTTCTTGTCTCTGCCCCAGGAGCTTCAGGTAGCACGCATCCTCATGGTAGCCTCCCACAGGCTGGGCCTATTGGGGCTTTTGCTCTCCAGCTTTGGGTCTGAATGCTTCCAGTTTCACAGGATCAGATGGGTATTCAAGAGGTGGCTTGGCTTCCTGGGAGGGACTTTGGAGGCATCTGCTTTAGCCACTACCCTCCTTCCCGTCTCCTGGGTGGCCCATGCCACAATCCAAGACTTCTGGGATGACAGCATCCCTGACATCATACCTCAGTGGGAGTTTGGAGGTGCCCTCTACTTGGGCTGGGCTGCTGGTATTTTCCTGGCTCTTGGTGGGCTACTCCTCGTCTTCTCATCCTGCCTGGGAAAAGAAGATGTGCCTTTTCCTTTGATGGTTGGTCCCACCATCCCCCCATCCTGTGCTCCAGTAGAGGAGTCAGATGGCTCCTTCCACCTCATGCTAAAACCTAGGAACCCCGTCGTCTAG